In Corylus avellana chromosome ca2, CavTom2PMs-1.0, the following proteins share a genomic window:
- the LOC132170587 gene encoding cytochrome P450 714C2-like, with product MEQLLLLSKIIITIALLGLVTTLMKMCEGLILKPKRLREILRKQGIRGPPPSFLLGNIGDMKKMKSSPSKAQQKGEQVITHNCSSAIFPFFDEWRKSYGSTFMFSLGNIQILHMNDLEVVKEISICTSLDFGKPSYQSKERGPLLGQGILTSNGATWAHQRKILAPELYMDKVKGMMKIMVDSSMALVNSWRIESEGGVADVHIDEYMRSFSGDVISRACFGSNYSEGEEIFLKLRALQEHMSNKILSNGIPGMRHFPTKSNRETWKLEKDVRALILDVAKERKEATSGNYDLLHMILEAATSSGFSKEETERFIVDNCKNIYLAGYETTAVSATWTLMLLASNPEWQARVRAEVLQVCGGQMPNVDTVRKMKILTMVIHESLRLYPPVPIVSREAMKDMKFGDIQVPKGVNVWILLVTLHQDPDIWGPEAKEFNPERFANGVSGACKLPYVYMPFGVGPRTCLGQNFAMVELKILLALIVSNFSFSLSPKYRHSPAMRLVIEPENGVNLLIKKL from the exons ATGGAGCAGCTATTGCTTCTTTCTAAGATCATCATCACAATCGCCTTGCTTGGGTTGGTTACCACGCTTATGAAGATGTGTGAAGGTCTAATATTGAAGCCAAAAAGGCTTCGAGAAATTCTGAGAAAACAGGGGATCAGAGGCCCTCCACCCTCTTTTTTGCTTGGAAATATTGGTgacatgaagaagatgaaatccTCACCCTCAAAGGCTCAACAAAAAGGAGAGCAAGTAATAACCCACAATTGCTCTTCTGCAATCTTTCCATTCTTCGACGAATGGAGAAAATCATATG GTTCAACATTTATGTTCTCCCTTGGCAACATACAAATACTGCACATGAACGATCTTGAGGTGGTGAAGGAAATAAGCATATGCACTTCCTTAGACTTTGGAAAGCCTTCGTATCAATCCAAAGAGCGTGGTCCTCTGCTTGGTCAAGGGATCCTGACTTCAAATGGAGCAACATGGGCTCACCAGAGGAAGATCCTTGCTCCTGAACTATACATGGACAAGGTTAAG GGCATGATGAAGATAATGGTAGATTCCTCGATGGCATTGGTGAACTCATGGAGGATAGAAAGTGAGGGCGGGGTTGCAGATGTACACATTGATGAATATATGAGAAGCTTTTCCGGGGATGTAATTTCAAGAGCCTGTTTTGGGAGCAACTATTCCGAAGGGGAGGAGATATTTTTAAAGCTTAGAGCACTTCAAGAGCATATGTCTAACAAGATTTTATCCAATGGCATTCCTGGAATGAG ACATTTTCCAACAAAGAGTAATAGAGAAACATGGAAGCTGGAAAAAGATGTTCGCGCTTTGATTCTCGACGTAGCGAAGGAAAGAAAGGAAGCAACATCAGGGAATTATGATTTGTTACATATGATTCTTGAAGCTGCCACCAGCAGTGGATTTTCCAAAGAAGAGACAGAAAGATTCATTGTAGACAATTGCAAGAACATATATTTAGCTGGGTACGAGACTACTGCTGTCTCTGCAACGTGGACACTGATGTTGTTGGCCTCAAATCCTGAATGGCAAGCCAGAGTTCGTGCTGAGGTGCTCCAAGTTTGCGGAGGTCAAATGCCTAATGTTGACACGGTTCGCAAGATGAAAATA TTGACAATGGTAATTCATGAATCATTGAGACTTTACCCTCCGGTGCCAATAGTGTCGAGGGAGGCAATGAAAGACATGAAATTCGGAGATATTCAGGTGCCTAAAGGTGTCAATGTTTGGATCTTGTTGGTAACCTTGCACCAAGACCCTGATATTTGGGGACCTGAAGCCAAGGAGTTTAACCCTGAGAGGTTTGCCAATGGGGTTAGTGGTGCATGCAAGCTTCCTTATGTCTACATGCCTTTTGGAGTTGGTCCGCGTACGTGTTTGGGGCAGAACTTTGCCATGGTAGAGCTCAAAATTCTTTTAGCTTTAATTGTCTCCAACTTCTCATTCTCCTTGTCACCAAAATATAGGCATTCCCCGGCAATGAGGTTGGTTATAGAGCCTGAAAATGGTGTCAATCTCCTTATTAAGAAGTTGTGA